In Corynebacterium nuruki S6-4, the following proteins share a genomic window:
- a CDS encoding response regulator transcription factor, whose amino-acid sequence MRVYIVDDNPGLRDSVAWLLDSAEIESTPCASAADFLEKFAPEEPACIILDVRMPGMSGPRLQEKLAEISPSASIIFVSAHGDIRMTVRALRAGAQDFLEKPYEPQKLLDAVQQGIEDAAECFARQRQISEVADKVELLTPREREVLDLVIEGLPSKTIGRRLGMSVKTVDVHRTRIKAKSGADSIGGFVRDILRYGIAS is encoded by the coding sequence GTGCGGGTCTACATCGTCGACGACAACCCCGGCCTCCGTGACTCCGTCGCCTGGCTTCTCGACAGCGCGGAGATCGAGAGCACCCCCTGCGCCAGCGCCGCGGATTTCCTCGAGAAGTTCGCTCCGGAAGAACCCGCCTGCATCATCCTGGATGTCCGCATGCCGGGTATGAGTGGCCCACGGCTCCAGGAGAAGCTCGCGGAGATTTCCCCGTCAGCGAGCATCATCTTCGTCTCCGCCCACGGAGACATCCGGATGACGGTGCGCGCTCTGAGAGCCGGCGCCCAGGACTTCCTGGAGAAACCCTACGAACCGCAGAAGCTCCTGGACGCCGTGCAGCAGGGTATCGAAGACGCTGCCGAGTGCTTCGCACGGCAACGTCAGATTTCCGAGGTCGCGGACAAGGTCGAGCTGCTCACCCCGAGGGAACGGGAGGTTCTCGACCTGGTCATCGAAGGGCTTCCGAGCAAGACCATCGGCCGGCGGCTCGGGATGAGCGTCAAGACCGTGGATGTCCACCGCACCCGGATCAAGGCGAAATCGGGCGCAGACAGTATCGGAGGCTTCGTCCGGGACATCCTCCGCTACGGGATCGCCTCCTGA
- a CDS encoding SDR family NAD(P)-dependent oxidoreductase — MTNPAKRPVPADGPVAVITGAGGDVGRYIVRRFRAGGYRTLLVDLPESDVVAMAAAIDPSGRTCLPVGCDFSRRRSVQQVLDSVTDTWGTPAVLVNNAAITEDDPWQDVGTEQMNRIMSVNSASVFHGTQVFGTAMRTTGYGRIINHASLAAHNGGIGPGAHYAVSKAPTLTITKLFAKIFAGSGVTVNAVAPGPLDVPIVRRTIGDDMPTALKGIAVGRLGSADYLAQVITHLAKPEAAYVTGACWDLDGGNEMR; from the coding sequence GTGACGAATCCCGCGAAGCGCCCGGTTCCCGCGGACGGTCCGGTCGCCGTGATCACGGGTGCCGGCGGCGATGTCGGAAGATACATCGTCCGCCGGTTCCGTGCCGGCGGATACCGGACGCTCCTGGTGGATCTGCCGGAATCCGATGTCGTGGCCATGGCTGCCGCAATCGATCCCTCGGGGAGAACCTGTCTTCCGGTCGGGTGCGACTTTTCGCGCCGTCGTAGCGTGCAACAGGTCCTCGACAGCGTCACCGACACCTGGGGCACACCGGCTGTCCTCGTCAACAATGCGGCGATCACCGAGGATGATCCCTGGCAGGATGTCGGAACCGAACAGATGAACCGGATCATGTCGGTCAACTCGGCATCGGTTTTTCACGGTACACAGGTTTTCGGTACGGCAATGCGTACTACCGGATACGGGAGGATCATCAACCACGCGTCATTGGCCGCCCACAACGGTGGAATCGGCCCCGGAGCGCATTATGCCGTCTCCAAGGCGCCGACGCTCACGATCACCAAACTGTTCGCGAAAATTTTCGCCGGCAGTGGCGTCACCGTCAACGCTGTCGCACCCGGGCCCCTCGACGTGCCGATTGTCCGCAGGACGATAGGGGACGACATGCCGACCGCACTGAAGGGGATCGCAGTGGGACGACTCGGGTCGGCAGACTACCTTGCGCAGGTCATCACCCATCTGGCGAAACCGGAAGCAGCCTACGTCACGGGGGCCTGCTGGGATCTGGACGGCGGAAACGAGATGCGCTAG
- a CDS encoding SDR family NAD(P)-dependent oxidoreductase: MSASSLSTGTPTAPTTAVVTGAAGGLGSAITRRLHAAGHRAVVTDIDIDGARALAAELSPDGETALGLSLDVSGRQGFVDALAEITGRWGTPEILVNNAAVTRAADAMSLDTEDFDDVLTTNVNSIFFGCQVFGAAMAEKGYGRIVNMASLAGQNGGTATGAHYAASKGAIITANKIFAKEFAASGVTVNALSPGPHDVDIVHRTVGEKLESVIAGIPVHRLGNPGFLADTVELLTRPDAYFVTGACWDLNGGLYVR; this comes from the coding sequence ATGTCAGCATCATCCCTTTCAACCGGTACGCCCACTGCCCCCACCACTGCGGTGGTCACGGGGGCCGCCGGCGGACTCGGGAGTGCCATCACCCGTCGACTGCACGCCGCCGGTCACCGGGCGGTGGTGACCGACATCGACATCGACGGTGCACGCGCTCTCGCTGCCGAGCTGTCCCCGGACGGAGAGACGGCCCTGGGGCTGTCCCTCGATGTGTCGGGTCGGCAGGGTTTCGTCGATGCCCTGGCCGAGATCACCGGCCGCTGGGGTACCCCGGAGATTCTGGTCAACAACGCCGCCGTGACCAGAGCGGCGGATGCCATGAGCCTGGACACCGAAGACTTCGATGATGTGCTGACGACGAACGTCAACAGCATTTTTTTCGGCTGCCAGGTCTTCGGTGCCGCAATGGCGGAGAAGGGGTACGGACGCATCGTCAACATGGCGTCCCTTGCAGGGCAGAACGGTGGTACAGCCACCGGGGCGCACTACGCAGCCTCGAAGGGTGCGATCATCACGGCAAACAAGATCTTCGCCAAGGAGTTCGCGGCGTCGGGCGTCACCGTGAATGCGCTGTCCCCCGGTCCCCACGATGTGGACATCGTCCACCGCACCGTCGGCGAGAAGCTTGAGTCGGTCATCGCGGGGATTCCGGTCCACCGGCTGGGGAACCCCGGGTTCCTCGCCGACACCGTGGAACTTCTCACCCGCCCGGACGCCTACTTCGTGACCGGGGCGTGCTGGGACCTCAACGGTGGGCTGTACGTCCGCTAG
- a CDS encoding amidase codes for MTTEFRIRSAVERHAAVVEGSVSVHTQVQEDRREILRYEPRLEAWTELAELTDSDAADLRGGDAASSSRPLAGISVGVKDIIDVGGMPTRCGSHTSDPTPAAADATCVARLRELGATVQGKTVTTEYGYFAPGPTTNPYSTSATPGGSSSGSAAAVGAGTVQLALGTQTAGSLTRPASYCGAAGLVVTHGSIPLDGVTGLSGTLDSLGFLTQTVEDLSYIWHAYHDLPVPGDDSTLPDTVYLWEGTGVLNVESTMSQLLHEVPSLLEELGIASTPLDWDDHVRSLCEDHRTVMSYEAARGIGLALGNRTVELSTQLQELLTDGTEVTDSDAAAALFRRDNSSASLSRMLGDRDVIIGPAAGGPAPDRTTGTGSPELSRPWQLMGLPVLTVPGARTGHGLPLGLQIIGGKHSEDLLLALGSALEPRLRALPSFTGNTTSPTLKEMTW; via the coding sequence TTGACTACCGAATTCCGAATCCGCTCGGCGGTGGAACGGCATGCCGCCGTCGTCGAGGGGTCCGTCTCCGTCCACACTCAGGTCCAGGAGGACCGACGCGAAATCCTCCGCTACGAGCCCAGGCTCGAGGCCTGGACCGAACTGGCTGAACTCACCGATTCTGACGCGGCGGATCTTCGTGGCGGGGATGCCGCTTCCTCCTCCCGTCCACTCGCCGGCATCTCGGTGGGAGTGAAGGACATCATCGATGTCGGGGGAATGCCGACCCGGTGCGGTTCACACACCTCCGACCCGACCCCGGCAGCTGCCGACGCCACCTGTGTCGCCCGTCTCCGGGAGTTGGGCGCCACCGTGCAGGGCAAGACGGTCACCACGGAATACGGGTACTTCGCCCCCGGCCCGACGACGAACCCCTACAGCACGTCCGCCACACCCGGCGGATCATCCAGCGGTTCCGCTGCGGCCGTCGGCGCCGGCACCGTACAACTCGCGCTCGGGACGCAGACGGCCGGATCGCTGACCCGCCCCGCCTCATACTGCGGTGCTGCCGGACTCGTCGTGACCCACGGCAGCATCCCCCTGGACGGCGTGACCGGGCTCAGCGGCACGCTGGATTCACTCGGATTCCTCACCCAGACGGTCGAGGATCTCAGCTACATATGGCATGCCTACCACGACCTGCCTGTCCCCGGAGACGACTCGACGCTTCCCGACACCGTGTACCTCTGGGAGGGCACCGGAGTCCTCAATGTGGAGAGCACCATGTCACAACTTCTCCACGAGGTCCCGTCCCTCCTCGAGGAACTCGGGATCGCGTCGACACCCCTCGACTGGGACGACCACGTCCGTTCGCTGTGTGAGGACCACCGGACCGTGATGTCCTACGAAGCCGCCCGCGGTATCGGTTTGGCGCTCGGTAACCGGACGGTTGAACTCAGCACCCAACTGCAGGAACTGCTGACCGACGGAACGGAAGTCACCGACAGTGACGCCGCTGCAGCGCTGTTCCGTCGCGACAATTCCTCCGCCTCACTGTCCCGGATGCTCGGCGACCGTGACGTGATCATCGGCCCCGCCGCGGGCGGACCCGCCCCTGACCGCACCACCGGTACCGGGTCCCCCGAGCTCAGCCGCCCCTGGCAGTTGATGGGTCTCCCGGTGCTCACTGTCCCCGGCGCCCGGACCGGCCACGGTCTCCCCCTGGGTCTCCAGATCATCGGAGGAAAACATTCCGAGGACCTTCTCCTGGCGCTCGGTTCGGCCCTGGAACCCCGCCTCAGGGCACTCCCTTCCTTCACCGGAAACACCACAAGCCCCACACTCAAGGAAATGACATGGTAG
- a CDS encoding PDR/VanB family oxidoreductase — protein MALKEVIVSDIVHETPSIISIYLSRPDGTPIGHYTPGAHIDVEGPTAITRQYSLCGRPDGDDAYMVAVKREPDSRGGSAALHDLKVGDALKISESRNLITIAPEASHHILVAAGIGITPMLSIARYLDVRDGSFELHYFASSEEQAAFLPVLMEKCPDKLHAHMGVQRDAQNEIIERMTGAAPEGSHVYVCGPQGFMEKVVSICSARFGPEEIHMENFHAAEPGDDVENTPFVVELDGESYDVPADRSIVDVLNENGAEIDTSCREGICGTCIMEVLEGTPEHRDNVLTAAEKEANETIATCVSRAACPKLVLDYY, from the coding sequence ATGGCCCTCAAGGAAGTCATTGTCTCGGACATCGTCCATGAGACCCCGTCCATCATCTCGATCTACCTGAGTAGGCCGGACGGTACCCCGATCGGGCACTACACGCCGGGTGCCCATATCGATGTGGAGGGGCCCACCGCGATCACCCGGCAGTATTCGTTATGTGGTCGACCGGACGGTGACGATGCGTACATGGTGGCGGTGAAGCGCGAGCCGGACTCCCGCGGCGGGTCGGCGGCGTTGCATGACCTGAAGGTCGGGGACGCGCTGAAGATCTCGGAGTCCCGGAATCTGATCACCATCGCGCCGGAGGCCTCCCATCACATCCTCGTGGCGGCCGGCATCGGGATTACACCGATGCTGAGCATCGCCCGCTACCTGGATGTCCGGGACGGAAGTTTTGAGCTGCACTATTTCGCGTCGTCGGAGGAACAGGCGGCGTTTCTCCCCGTGCTCATGGAGAAATGCCCTGACAAACTGCATGCCCACATGGGTGTACAGCGGGATGCACAGAACGAGATCATCGAGCGGATGACGGGGGCAGCTCCGGAAGGCAGTCACGTCTACGTCTGCGGACCGCAGGGGTTCATGGAGAAAGTCGTCTCGATCTGCTCAGCCCGTTTCGGCCCGGAAGAAATCCACATGGAGAACTTCCACGCGGCAGAACCCGGGGATGATGTCGAGAACACTCCCTTCGTGGTGGAACTGGACGGGGAGTCCTACGATGTTCCGGCCGACCGCAGCATCGTGGACGTACTCAACGAGAACGGCGCTGAGATCGACACCTCCTGTCGCGAGGGGATCTGCGGGACCTGCATCATGGAAGTCCTGGAGGGGACCCCGGAACACCGGGACAATGTGTTGACCGCCGCGGAGAAGGAAGCGAATGAGACGATCGCGACCTGCGTCTCGCGGGCCGCATGCCCGAAACTGGTACTCGACTACTACTGA
- a CDS encoding acyl-CoA dehydrogenase family protein: MLFDRFSLESVAAPAGKERDAAFDRALAELVERREEFREQGYVPRDFVHLLKEAGIYRSATPATFGGDPEPPAEFMRRLERISEVDPSTGWVAAFGSALTYLTALPRETQQQMYAKGLDIVFAGGFYPLCRAQRVDGGWVATGTWTFASGCMGADIIGLGLDGGPEAEGKPLVAMVPPQDVEFIQDWDVTGMRASGSFGVKAEDLFIPDEMTFLRGAAATVDEPVTRYPVMGYAAQVHAATALGAARAALDLMIEAGSSAQPGKPSRGDRADFQLALAHAEAELRSARALFYETTEQTWEKAVRNEEIPLEDAGLLRVAATHAAQTGASVAQQAFRMAGTSAIFATHPLQQLLQDAVVPAQHAALQENTLENAGAVLMGMKPALPAFP; the protein is encoded by the coding sequence ATGCTCTTTGACAGATTCTCTCTTGAATCCGTGGCCGCACCGGCAGGAAAGGAGCGCGATGCGGCATTTGACCGTGCGCTCGCGGAGCTCGTGGAACGGCGGGAAGAGTTCCGGGAGCAGGGATATGTTCCACGTGATTTCGTTCATCTCCTCAAAGAAGCCGGCATCTACCGGTCGGCGACGCCCGCCACATTCGGTGGCGACCCGGAGCCTCCTGCCGAATTCATGCGCCGACTGGAGCGGATTTCCGAAGTGGATCCCTCGACGGGATGGGTGGCGGCTTTCGGTTCCGCTCTTACCTATCTGACTGCACTGCCCCGGGAGACTCAGCAGCAGATGTACGCGAAGGGCCTGGACATCGTTTTCGCAGGAGGGTTCTACCCGCTCTGCCGGGCGCAGCGCGTCGACGGCGGGTGGGTCGCCACCGGGACCTGGACCTTCGCATCCGGCTGCATGGGCGCCGACATCATCGGCCTCGGTCTGGACGGGGGCCCGGAGGCCGAAGGCAAGCCGCTTGTTGCGATGGTCCCACCGCAGGACGTCGAGTTCATCCAGGACTGGGACGTGACCGGAATGAGAGCGAGCGGGTCCTTCGGGGTGAAGGCCGAGGATCTGTTCATTCCGGACGAGATGACCTTTCTCCGGGGTGCGGCCGCAACAGTGGACGAACCGGTCACCCGGTACCCGGTCATGGGTTACGCGGCACAGGTCCATGCTGCAACGGCGCTCGGTGCTGCGCGGGCCGCGCTCGACCTCATGATCGAAGCCGGGAGCAGTGCACAGCCGGGGAAGCCTTCCAGGGGAGACCGGGCGGACTTCCAGCTGGCGTTGGCGCATGCGGAAGCCGAGCTTCGTTCGGCGCGGGCTCTGTTCTACGAGACGACGGAGCAGACCTGGGAGAAAGCCGTCAGAAATGAGGAGATCCCGCTGGAAGATGCGGGACTCCTGCGGGTTGCTGCGACCCATGCCGCCCAGACCGGCGCGTCGGTGGCGCAACAGGCGTTCCGGATGGCCGGCACGTCCGCGATATTCGCCACGCACCCCCTTCAGCAACTGCTCCAGGATGCGGTGGTTCCGGCGCAGCATGCCGCACTCCAGGAGAACACCCTGGAAAATGCCGGTGCGGTACTGATGGGTATGAAGCCCGCTCTTCCGGCGTTCCCGTGA